A genomic region of Arachis stenosperma cultivar V10309 chromosome 9, arast.V10309.gnm1.PFL2, whole genome shotgun sequence contains the following coding sequences:
- the LOC130948650 gene encoding jasmonate ZIM domain-containing protein 1 isoform X1, producing the protein MSNFPDAVADGRRSGKAPEKSNFSQTCSLLSQFLKEKRTSGASTLGVGSKMEPRVGTKDFLASIHNSDGALRLNSAAMDSLPQLVENPCIKKSNIRSLEPETPQLTIFYSGKMLVFDAFPPDKATEVMELATKLASNSSIVEQSQPSASVATENLSKDKVPQTNNASETPRPGKQAVGSDMRYPRRASLVKFLEKRKERVIARGPYQVNNPNPKPEGSSSGGEPYPVNSPNSKHEEGSSGVVPEDQSSKHFDLNS; encoded by the exons ATGTCAAATTTCCCTGATGCGGTGGCCGATGGCCGGAGGTCCGGCAAGGCACCGGAGAAGTCCAATTTTTCTCAGACTTGCAGCCTCTTGAGCCAGTTCTTGAAGGAGAAGCGTACTTCTGGAGCTTCCACTCTCGGAGTTGGTTCTAAAATGGAGCCTAGAG TAGGTACCAAGGATTTTCTAGCCAGTATTCATAATTCAGATGGAGCTTTGAGACTAAATTCTGCGGCTATGGATTCCCTTCCCCAGCTTGTGGAAAATCCCTGCATCAAGAAGTCTAATATTAG GTCATTGGAACCTGAAACTCCACAATTGACTATATTCTATTCCGGAAAAATGTTGGTATTTGATGCCTTTCCACCAGACAAGGCCACAGAGGTAATGGAGTTAGCCACCAAGTTAGCCTCGAACAGTTCCATTGTCGAACAAAGCCAGCCCAGTGCTTCGGTTGCGACTGAAAATTTGAGTAAGGATAAAGTGCCGCAGACAAATAATGCCTCTGAAACTCCTAGGCCAGGAAAGCAAGCTGTTGGTTCCG ATATGAGGTATCCAAGGAGAGCTTCACTTGTAAAATTCCttgagaagagaaaagaaag GGTCATTGCTAGAGGACCTTACCAAGTAAACAACCCAAATCCCAAGCCTGAGGGTAGCAGTTCCGGCGGCGAACCTTACCCGGTAAACAGCCCGAATTCGAAGCATGAGGAAGGCAGTTCAGGGGTTGTACCTGAAGATCAGTCCTCAAAACACTTTGACCTTAACTCATAG
- the LOC130948650 gene encoding jasmonate ZIM domain-containing protein 1 isoform X2, translating into MSNFPDAVADGRRSGKAPEKSNFSQTCSLLSQFLKEKRTSGASTLGVGSKMEPRGTKDFLASIHNSDGALRLNSAAMDSLPQLVENPCIKKSNIRSLEPETPQLTIFYSGKMLVFDAFPPDKATEVMELATKLASNSSIVEQSQPSASVATENLSKDKVPQTNNASETPRPGKQAVGSDMRYPRRASLVKFLEKRKERVIARGPYQVNNPNPKPEGSSSGGEPYPVNSPNSKHEEGSSGVVPEDQSSKHFDLNS; encoded by the exons ATGTCAAATTTCCCTGATGCGGTGGCCGATGGCCGGAGGTCCGGCAAGGCACCGGAGAAGTCCAATTTTTCTCAGACTTGCAGCCTCTTGAGCCAGTTCTTGAAGGAGAAGCGTACTTCTGGAGCTTCCACTCTCGGAGTTGGTTCTAAAATGGAGCCTAGAG GTACCAAGGATTTTCTAGCCAGTATTCATAATTCAGATGGAGCTTTGAGACTAAATTCTGCGGCTATGGATTCCCTTCCCCAGCTTGTGGAAAATCCCTGCATCAAGAAGTCTAATATTAG GTCATTGGAACCTGAAACTCCACAATTGACTATATTCTATTCCGGAAAAATGTTGGTATTTGATGCCTTTCCACCAGACAAGGCCACAGAGGTAATGGAGTTAGCCACCAAGTTAGCCTCGAACAGTTCCATTGTCGAACAAAGCCAGCCCAGTGCTTCGGTTGCGACTGAAAATTTGAGTAAGGATAAAGTGCCGCAGACAAATAATGCCTCTGAAACTCCTAGGCCAGGAAAGCAAGCTGTTGGTTCCG ATATGAGGTATCCAAGGAGAGCTTCACTTGTAAAATTCCttgagaagagaaaagaaag GGTCATTGCTAGAGGACCTTACCAAGTAAACAACCCAAATCCCAAGCCTGAGGGTAGCAGTTCCGGCGGCGAACCTTACCCGGTAAACAGCCCGAATTCGAAGCATGAGGAAGGCAGTTCAGGGGTTGTACCTGAAGATCAGTCCTCAAAACACTTTGACCTTAACTCATAG